From the Streptococcus sanguinis genome, the window CAGCAAATCCTCAATCCCATCAGCGTCCAAAGTGAAAGGAATGACCAACTGATCATTGATTTCATCATCTGTCGCAACTCCAGTCTGCTTGTGGTTGCGGATAAATTCTGCAATTTGAACGTCTAATGTTGTTACTTCTTTTTGTTTTGTAGCCATTCCTACTCCATTCTTCTTTTTTGCTCAATCAAGCGCTCCAACTCGGACAGGGCTGTATCCGTATCTCCGCTGTGAGAGGCTTCTCGAATCTTCTTACTAATAAACTGATTATGCTTGCGCAAAATCTCCCGCTCTCTGGTTTCTTCCACTTCTTTCAATTCATCTTCCAAAACCTCATCCGGCAAGTCTTCTTCCAAGACGCGGTACCAAGCCTGCTGGACATGATCCGGCAGCTGGGACAAATCCTGCGGTGTCACCTCGCCATTTGCCAGTAAAATCTCATACAAGGCCTGCAATTCTTCCGAGTCAAAGACAAAATCTTCTCTCAGACGGTATTGGTTCAAAATCAAAGGATGATGTATCATGCGGTGGAAGATATGATTTTCCGCCCTCATGAGCCGACTCAGCCGGTTCGAAGGCGAAAACTGCATGACGGCTGGTTGAGACTGCTGAATCGGCGCCTCCTGACTGCGACTAGAGCGCTCAGCAAGCCGACTGTTATTTACCGTCTGCTCCACCTGCTGATAGTCAAAGTCCGGCAGCAACTCAGCCAGCATGTAAATATAGGAGTTCTGAGCTGTGATGGACTTGGTCTTCGCAATAATCGGCGCCATCTTCTCTACAAACTCAATCTGAGCCTGTAGATTTTCAATATTATCTGGTTTCAGATGATGCAGCAGAAACTCCACATTACTTATTCGCGTTTTGCTCAGCAAATGCTGCAAATCTTCCTCAGAATTTTTAGCTAGAAATTCATCGGGGTCCAAATTATCCGGAATCCGAACAATTTCCACCGTCATATCTCTCAGCTCATCCAAAGCCTTAGCAGTCGCTGCCTGCCCTGCCCGATCTCCATCGTAAGACAGGATAATCTTCTTGCAATACTTGCTCAGATGCTGAATATGCTCAGGCGTCAGAGCTGTTCCCATCGAGGCAACCGCATTTTCAATCCCTGCCCGATAGGCCGCAATCACGTCCATGAAGCCCTCCATCAGATAAACCTCATGGCTCTTCTTGATAACCGGCTTGGCCTTATCCAGATGATAAAGTTCGTAGCTTTTATTGAAAATAGCGGTGCTGCGACTGTTTTTATACTTGGCCTGATGCCCGTCTGAAGCCGCTGCCTGCCAAATCCGTCCGGAAAAAGCCACAACCTGCCCACTGTCATTGGTCAGGGGAAACATAATCCGATTCTGAAAGGCATCATAGACCAGATTATTCTCCGCCAGATTAAAGAGTCCCGAGTTCATGATGGTATTCTCATCAAATTTGCCAGCCATACTCTTATGAAGATAATTCCCCTCATTAGGAGCCAGCCCGATTTGAAAATGCTTAAGAACATCATCTGTCAGCCCCCGCTGGTAGAGATAAGCCCGCGCTTCCTCTCCCATCTTGGTCGTCATCAGAACCGCATGATAAAATTTCGCTGCCTCGGTATGGATATCGTAGAGAGCCTGGTGCGGATGGCTTTGTCTCAGTCGGTCGTTGCCCGCTGTCTCTACAGCCAAGGGAATCCCTGCCCGATCTGCTACAATCTGCACAGCATCCATAAAGGAAACGCCTCGATAATCCTCAATGAATTTGAAGACATCGCCCGACTTGCCGCAGCCAAAACAGTGATAAAACTGCTTGTCCTCTACAACGTTAAAAGAGGGCGTCTTTTCGCCATGAAAGGGACAGAGTCCCAGGAAATTCCGCCCAGCCTTGGTCAAGGCCACCGTTTCTCCTATGACATCGACGATATTGACGCTGTTTTTAATTTCAGAAATGATTTCTTTATCAATCAAGAGACAATACCTCCAATTTATCATAGAATATCATTCTATATTTTATACTAAAATGAAGCAAATGTAAAATATTTGACAAACAAATATCTTGTAGATGTCATATAAATAAGCTATAATATAATCACATTAATAAATTCTTGAAAGGAAAGAAAGAATGTTAAAGGATCTTAAAGAATTCTTGCTGCGTGGGAACGTGATTGATTTGGCAGTCGGTGTGATCATCGCCAACGCTTTTGGAGCAATCGTCACTTCATTGATTACTGACGTAATCACTCCCCTCTTCCTCAACCCAATTTTGAAAGCTGCAAACTTGGAGCAAATTTCTCAATTGAAATGGAACGGGATCGCTTATGGTAACTTCTTGAGCGCTGTAATTAACTTCTTGGTAATCGGTACTGTTCTCTTCTTCATCGTTAAGTCTGCTGAAAAAGCACAAAGCCTTGCTAAGAAGAAGGAAGAAGCTGAAGAAGCGCCAGCTGGACCAACTGAATTGGAAGTCCTGCAAGAAATCAAAGCTTTGTTGGCTGAGAAAAAATAAAGAGAATTCACT encodes:
- the dnaG gene encoding DNA primase, with the translated sequence MIDKEIISEIKNSVNIVDVIGETVALTKAGRNFLGLCPFHGEKTPSFNVVEDKQFYHCFGCGKSGDVFKFIEDYRGVSFMDAVQIVADRAGIPLAVETAGNDRLRQSHPHQALYDIHTEAAKFYHAVLMTTKMGEEARAYLYQRGLTDDVLKHFQIGLAPNEGNYLHKSMAGKFDENTIMNSGLFNLAENNLVYDAFQNRIMFPLTNDSGQVVAFSGRIWQAAASDGHQAKYKNSRSTAIFNKSYELYHLDKAKPVIKKSHEVYLMEGFMDVIAAYRAGIENAVASMGTALTPEHIQHLSKYCKKIILSYDGDRAGQAATAKALDELRDMTVEIVRIPDNLDPDEFLAKNSEEDLQHLLSKTRISNVEFLLHHLKPDNIENLQAQIEFVEKMAPIIAKTKSITAQNSYIYMLAELLPDFDYQQVEQTVNNSRLAERSSRSQEAPIQQSQPAVMQFSPSNRLSRLMRAENHIFHRMIHHPLILNQYRLREDFVFDSEELQALYEILLANGEVTPQDLSQLPDHVQQAWYRVLEEDLPDEVLEDELKEVEETREREILRKHNQFISKKIREASHSGDTDTALSELERLIEQKRRME
- the mscL gene encoding large conductance mechanosensitive channel protein MscL — encoded protein: MLKDLKEFLLRGNVIDLAVGVIIANAFGAIVTSLITDVITPLFLNPILKAANLEQISQLKWNGIAYGNFLSAVINFLVIGTVLFFIVKSAEKAQSLAKKKEEAEEAPAGPTELEVLQEIKALLAEKK